One Betta splendens chromosome 16, fBetSpl5.4, whole genome shotgun sequence genomic window carries:
- the tmem79b gene encoding transmembrane protein 79 isoform X4: MDDSGGATQPEPEAAAGVSTRTEPVALQWPTDREPRGPTDREPRGPTDREPRGPTDREPRGQTGKAHGMSVRSSEAASCTESDRELIEERGGPTTHPEEPVEEPVENQLPDKAAQVFSPAGNHFSPSPREENQLLWDPQPEQTPFLAPAGLPQLYSPRGLQEEWAEDRPPASCGRGCFSRSALKVGVSVMTSALLFPFLVWGGFVFLPFDAPLMDGTPPRLIYTLRCSIFATIPIVLGWLVLGIARLRSAGCHGDVPQSGEPEAHPAADHRLRFWTAGLLGSSCFWQQRPWLRVWPFIPAKSCHDGCKHLLYLLSGVHLQPVSNWQREVLGIELISHQ, encoded by the exons ATGGATGACAGCGGAGGGGCGACGCAGCCTGAGCCAGAAGCTGCCGCGGGGGTGTCCACCAGGACGGAGCCCGTCGCTCTGCAGTGGCCCACAGACCGGGAGCCGCGTGGGCCCACGGACCGGGAGCCGCGTGGGCCCACGGACCGGGAGCCGCGTGGGCCCACGGACCGGGAGCCGCGTGGGCAGACCGGAAAAGCTCATGGGATGAGTGTGCGCTCCAGCGAGGCAGCCAGCTGCACAGAAAGCGACAGAGAGCTCATTGAAGAGAGAGGGGGCCCAACTACACACCCGGAGGAGCCTGTGGAGGAGCCTGTGGAGAACCAGCTGCCAGACAAAGCAGCTCAGGTGTTCAGTCCTGCAGGGAACCACTTCTCCCCCTCCCCACGCGAGGAGAACCAGCTCCTCTGGGACCCGCAGCCAGAGCAGACTCCCTTCCTGGCCCCAGCAGGACTCCCCCAGCTCTACAGCCCGCgtggcctccaggaggagtgGGCGGAGGACAGGCCCCCCGCCAGCT GTGGGCGAGGCTGTTTCAGCAGAAGCGCCCTGAAGGTGGGTGTTTCTGTGATGACATCTGCCCTCCTCTTCCCTTTCCTGGTGTGGGGAGGCTTTGTGTTCCTTCCATTCGATGCCCCCCTGATGGACGGCACCCCCCCCAGGCTCATCTACACGCTGCGCTGCAGCATTTTCGCCACTATTCCAATCGTCCTGG gatGGCTGGTCCTGGGGATCGCACGACTCCGCTCAG CTGGTTGTCATGGCGATGTACCTCAGTCAGGAGAACCTGAAGCTCATCCCGCTGCTGACCATCGTCTTCGCTTTTGGACG GCTGGTTTActgggcagcagctgcttttggcAGCAGCGTCCGTGGCTTCGGGTATGGCCTTTCATTCCTGCCAAGTCTTGTCATGATGGTTGCAAACATCTACTTTATCTTCTCAGCGGAGTCCATCTTCAGCCTGTCTCCAACTGGCAGAGAGAAGTTCTGGGGATAGAACTAATTAGCCACCAATAA
- the tmem79b gene encoding transmembrane protein 79 isoform X2: MDDSGGATQPEPEAAAGVSTRTEPVALQWPTDREPRGPTDREPRGPTDREPRGPTDREPRGQTGKAHGMSVRSSEAASCTESDRELIEERGGPTTHPEEPVEEPVENQLPDKAAQVFSPAGNHFSPSPREENQLLWDPQPEQTPFLAPAGLPQLYSPRGLQEEWAEDRPPASCGRGCFSRSALKVGVSVMTSALLFPFLVWGGFVFLPFDAPLMDGTPPRLIYTLRCSIFATIPIVLGWLVLGIARLRSGAVRPLFDEQVKGEGLRDFTVHRRYISDSVSLFLIYFLQLVVMAMYLSQENLKLIPLLTIVFAFGRLVYWAAAAFGSSVRGFGGVHLQPVSNWQREVLGIELISHQ; this comes from the exons ATGGATGACAGCGGAGGGGCGACGCAGCCTGAGCCAGAAGCTGCCGCGGGGGTGTCCACCAGGACGGAGCCCGTCGCTCTGCAGTGGCCCACAGACCGGGAGCCGCGTGGGCCCACGGACCGGGAGCCGCGTGGGCCCACGGACCGGGAGCCGCGTGGGCCCACGGACCGGGAGCCGCGTGGGCAGACCGGAAAAGCTCATGGGATGAGTGTGCGCTCCAGCGAGGCAGCCAGCTGCACAGAAAGCGACAGAGAGCTCATTGAAGAGAGAGGGGGCCCAACTACACACCCGGAGGAGCCTGTGGAGGAGCCTGTGGAGAACCAGCTGCCAGACAAAGCAGCTCAGGTGTTCAGTCCTGCAGGGAACCACTTCTCCCCCTCCCCACGCGAGGAGAACCAGCTCCTCTGGGACCCGCAGCCAGAGCAGACTCCCTTCCTGGCCCCAGCAGGACTCCCCCAGCTCTACAGCCCGCgtggcctccaggaggagtgGGCGGAGGACAGGCCCCCCGCCAGCT GTGGGCGAGGCTGTTTCAGCAGAAGCGCCCTGAAGGTGGGTGTTTCTGTGATGACATCTGCCCTCCTCTTCCCTTTCCTGGTGTGGGGAGGCTTTGTGTTCCTTCCATTCGATGCCCCCCTGATGGACGGCACCCCCCCCAGGCTCATCTACACGCTGCGCTGCAGCATTTTCGCCACTATTCCAATCGTCCTGG gatGGCTGGTCCTGGGGATCGCACGACTCCGCTCAGGTGCAGTTAGGCCGCTATTTGATGAGCAGGTGAAGGGGGAGGGGCTTCGGGACTTCACTGTCCATCGACGCTATATCTCCGACTCCGTCTCGCTGTTCCTCATCTACTTTCTGCAGCTGGTTGTCATGGCGATGTACCTCAGTCAGGAGAACCTGAAGCTCATCCCGCTGCTGACCATCGTCTTCGCTTTTGGACG GCTGGTTTActgggcagcagctgcttttggcAGCAGCGTCCGTGGCTTCGG CGGAGTCCATCTTCAGCCTGTCTCCAACTGGCAGAGAGAAGTTCTGGGGATAGAACTAATTAGCCACCAATAA
- the tmem79b gene encoding transmembrane protein 79 isoform X5, which produces MDDSGGATQPEPEAAAGVSTRTEPVALQWPTDREPRGPTDREPRGPTDREPRGPTDREPRGQTGKAHGMSVRSSEAASCTESDRELIEERGGPTTHPEEPVEEPVENQLPDKAAQVFSPAGNHFSPSPREENQLLWDPQPEQTPFLAPAGLPQLYSPRGLQEEWAEDRPPASCGRGCFSRSALKVGVSVMTSALLFPFLVWGGFVFLPFDAPLMDGTPPRLIYTLRCSIFATIPIVLGWLVLGIARLRSAGCHGDVPQSGEPEAHPAADHRLRFWTAGLLGSSCFWQQRPWLRRSPSSACLQLAERSSGDRTN; this is translated from the exons ATGGATGACAGCGGAGGGGCGACGCAGCCTGAGCCAGAAGCTGCCGCGGGGGTGTCCACCAGGACGGAGCCCGTCGCTCTGCAGTGGCCCACAGACCGGGAGCCGCGTGGGCCCACGGACCGGGAGCCGCGTGGGCCCACGGACCGGGAGCCGCGTGGGCCCACGGACCGGGAGCCGCGTGGGCAGACCGGAAAAGCTCATGGGATGAGTGTGCGCTCCAGCGAGGCAGCCAGCTGCACAGAAAGCGACAGAGAGCTCATTGAAGAGAGAGGGGGCCCAACTACACACCCGGAGGAGCCTGTGGAGGAGCCTGTGGAGAACCAGCTGCCAGACAAAGCAGCTCAGGTGTTCAGTCCTGCAGGGAACCACTTCTCCCCCTCCCCACGCGAGGAGAACCAGCTCCTCTGGGACCCGCAGCCAGAGCAGACTCCCTTCCTGGCCCCAGCAGGACTCCCCCAGCTCTACAGCCCGCgtggcctccaggaggagtgGGCGGAGGACAGGCCCCCCGCCAGCT GTGGGCGAGGCTGTTTCAGCAGAAGCGCCCTGAAGGTGGGTGTTTCTGTGATGACATCTGCCCTCCTCTTCCCTTTCCTGGTGTGGGGAGGCTTTGTGTTCCTTCCATTCGATGCCCCCCTGATGGACGGCACCCCCCCCAGGCTCATCTACACGCTGCGCTGCAGCATTTTCGCCACTATTCCAATCGTCCTGG gatGGCTGGTCCTGGGGATCGCACGACTCCGCTCAG CTGGTTGTCATGGCGATGTACCTCAGTCAGGAGAACCTGAAGCTCATCCCGCTGCTGACCATCGTCTTCGCTTTTGGACG GCTGGTTTActgggcagcagctgcttttggcAGCAGCGTCCGTGGCTTCGG CGGAGTCCATCTTCAGCCTGTCTCCAACTGGCAGAGAGAAGTTCTGGGGATAGAACTAATTAG
- the tmem79b gene encoding transmembrane protein 79 isoform X3, whose translation MDDSGGATQPEPEAAAGVSTRTEPVALQWPTDREPRGPTDREPRGPTDREPRGPTDREPRGQTGKAHGMSVRSSEAASCTESDRELIEERGGPTTHPEEPVEEPVENQLPDKAAQVFSPAGNHFSPSPREENQLLWDPQPEQTPFLAPAGLPQLYSPRGLQEEWAEDRPPASCGRGCFSRSALKVGVSVMTSALLFPFLVWGGFVFLPFDAPLMDGTPPRLIYTLRCSIFATIPIVLGWLVLGIARLRSGAVRPLFDEQLVVMAMYLSQENLKLIPLLTIVFAFGRLVYWAAAAFGSSVRGFGYGLSFLPSLVMMVANIYFIFSAESIFSLSPTGREKFWG comes from the exons ATGGATGACAGCGGAGGGGCGACGCAGCCTGAGCCAGAAGCTGCCGCGGGGGTGTCCACCAGGACGGAGCCCGTCGCTCTGCAGTGGCCCACAGACCGGGAGCCGCGTGGGCCCACGGACCGGGAGCCGCGTGGGCCCACGGACCGGGAGCCGCGTGGGCCCACGGACCGGGAGCCGCGTGGGCAGACCGGAAAAGCTCATGGGATGAGTGTGCGCTCCAGCGAGGCAGCCAGCTGCACAGAAAGCGACAGAGAGCTCATTGAAGAGAGAGGGGGCCCAACTACACACCCGGAGGAGCCTGTGGAGGAGCCTGTGGAGAACCAGCTGCCAGACAAAGCAGCTCAGGTGTTCAGTCCTGCAGGGAACCACTTCTCCCCCTCCCCACGCGAGGAGAACCAGCTCCTCTGGGACCCGCAGCCAGAGCAGACTCCCTTCCTGGCCCCAGCAGGACTCCCCCAGCTCTACAGCCCGCgtggcctccaggaggagtgGGCGGAGGACAGGCCCCCCGCCAGCT GTGGGCGAGGCTGTTTCAGCAGAAGCGCCCTGAAGGTGGGTGTTTCTGTGATGACATCTGCCCTCCTCTTCCCTTTCCTGGTGTGGGGAGGCTTTGTGTTCCTTCCATTCGATGCCCCCCTGATGGACGGCACCCCCCCCAGGCTCATCTACACGCTGCGCTGCAGCATTTTCGCCACTATTCCAATCGTCCTGG gatGGCTGGTCCTGGGGATCGCACGACTCCGCTCAGGTGCAGTTAGGCCGCTATTTGATGAGCAG CTGGTTGTCATGGCGATGTACCTCAGTCAGGAGAACCTGAAGCTCATCCCGCTGCTGACCATCGTCTTCGCTTTTGGACG GCTGGTTTActgggcagcagctgcttttggcAGCAGCGTCCGTGGCTTCGGGTATGGCCTTTCATTCCTGCCAAGTCTTGTCATGATGGTTGCAAACATCTACTTTATCTTCTCAGCGGAGTCCATCTTCAGCCTGTCTCCAACTGGCAGAGAGAAGTTCTGGGGATAG
- the tmem79b gene encoding transmembrane protein 79 isoform X1 encodes MDDSGGATQPEPEAAAGVSTRTEPVALQWPTDREPRGPTDREPRGPTDREPRGPTDREPRGQTGKAHGMSVRSSEAASCTESDRELIEERGGPTTHPEEPVEEPVENQLPDKAAQVFSPAGNHFSPSPREENQLLWDPQPEQTPFLAPAGLPQLYSPRGLQEEWAEDRPPASCGRGCFSRSALKVGVSVMTSALLFPFLVWGGFVFLPFDAPLMDGTPPRLIYTLRCSIFATIPIVLGWLVLGIARLRSGAVRPLFDEQVKGEGLRDFTVHRRYISDSVSLFLIYFLQLVVMAMYLSQENLKLIPLLTIVFAFGRLVYWAAAAFGSSVRGFGYGLSFLPSLVMMVANIYFIFSAESIFSLSPTGREKFWG; translated from the exons ATGGATGACAGCGGAGGGGCGACGCAGCCTGAGCCAGAAGCTGCCGCGGGGGTGTCCACCAGGACGGAGCCCGTCGCTCTGCAGTGGCCCACAGACCGGGAGCCGCGTGGGCCCACGGACCGGGAGCCGCGTGGGCCCACGGACCGGGAGCCGCGTGGGCCCACGGACCGGGAGCCGCGTGGGCAGACCGGAAAAGCTCATGGGATGAGTGTGCGCTCCAGCGAGGCAGCCAGCTGCACAGAAAGCGACAGAGAGCTCATTGAAGAGAGAGGGGGCCCAACTACACACCCGGAGGAGCCTGTGGAGGAGCCTGTGGAGAACCAGCTGCCAGACAAAGCAGCTCAGGTGTTCAGTCCTGCAGGGAACCACTTCTCCCCCTCCCCACGCGAGGAGAACCAGCTCCTCTGGGACCCGCAGCCAGAGCAGACTCCCTTCCTGGCCCCAGCAGGACTCCCCCAGCTCTACAGCCCGCgtggcctccaggaggagtgGGCGGAGGACAGGCCCCCCGCCAGCT GTGGGCGAGGCTGTTTCAGCAGAAGCGCCCTGAAGGTGGGTGTTTCTGTGATGACATCTGCCCTCCTCTTCCCTTTCCTGGTGTGGGGAGGCTTTGTGTTCCTTCCATTCGATGCCCCCCTGATGGACGGCACCCCCCCCAGGCTCATCTACACGCTGCGCTGCAGCATTTTCGCCACTATTCCAATCGTCCTGG gatGGCTGGTCCTGGGGATCGCACGACTCCGCTCAGGTGCAGTTAGGCCGCTATTTGATGAGCAGGTGAAGGGGGAGGGGCTTCGGGACTTCACTGTCCATCGACGCTATATCTCCGACTCCGTCTCGCTGTTCCTCATCTACTTTCTGCAGCTGGTTGTCATGGCGATGTACCTCAGTCAGGAGAACCTGAAGCTCATCCCGCTGCTGACCATCGTCTTCGCTTTTGGACG GCTGGTTTActgggcagcagctgcttttggcAGCAGCGTCCGTGGCTTCGGGTATGGCCTTTCATTCCTGCCAAGTCTTGTCATGATGGTTGCAAACATCTACTTTATCTTCTCAGCGGAGTCCATCTTCAGCCTGTCTCCAACTGGCAGAGAGAAGTTCTGGGGATAG